One Pocillopora verrucosa isolate sample1 chromosome 10, ASM3666991v2, whole genome shotgun sequence genomic window carries:
- the LOC131791733 gene encoding retinal homeobox protein Rax-like produces the protein MEQTFRPESPPILEVVIPFLIKEEIPSQHEGQESSEIPTVQPVKHEQVSPTVEVIKKRACRTRFTIYQRAELEAAFSASPYLTPHQRMALASRLRVKPVAVQSWFKNRRFKWRKEAREGSHTSPAVLPAPAQVHSDWYFGVPPNDGKALINPLFPLCPHP, from the exons ATGGAACAAACTTTCAGGCCTGAGTCTCCTCCAATTCTAGAGGTGGTTATACCGTTTTTGATTAAAGAGGAAATACCTTCCCAACATGAGGGGCAAGAATCGTCAGAGATTCCAACCGTTCAACCGG TGAAACACGAACAAGTTTCTCCAACCGTCGAGGTGATCAAGAAGCGAGCATGCCGCACTCGTTTCACAATTTATCAAAGAGCAGAACTGGAGGCGGCCTTTTCAGCATCACCTTACTTGACTCCTCACCAAAGGATGGCTTTGGCTTCGAGACTCAGAGTCAAACCTGTCGCTGTGCAG TCATGGTTTAAGAACAGACGATTCAAGTGGCGCAAAGAAGCACGGGAAGGCTCTCACACCTCGCCAGCGGTGCTACCTGCACCTGCACAAG ttcacAGCGATTGGTATTTCGGAGTGCCCCCAAATGACGGAAAGGCGTTAATCAACCCTCTCTTCCCCCTCTGCCCACACccatga